A section of the bacterium genome encodes:
- a CDS encoding YbfB/YjiJ family MFS transporter, which yields SYIIYVTFFVKGLMAEGGYTQVGAGRLFMVMGWASLLCGLIWGWVSDAIGRKTTLVIVYLIQTVAFGLYALHPHPAGFTVSAILFGLTAWSIPGIIAAASGDLFGPRLAPATLGFVTVFLGVGQAAGPTVAGMLADAHGSLLPAMLLAAVVALLGAGLSATLHPVHGKRSLSPARGGDHG from the coding sequence CTCGTACATCATCTACGTCACGTTCTTCGTGAAGGGCCTGATGGCCGAGGGTGGGTACACCCAGGTGGGAGCGGGGCGCCTGTTCATGGTCATGGGGTGGGCCAGCCTGCTGTGCGGGCTGATCTGGGGCTGGGTCTCCGATGCCATCGGGCGCAAGACCACCCTCGTCATCGTCTACCTCATCCAGACCGTCGCCTTCGGGCTGTACGCCCTCCATCCGCATCCGGCCGGCTTCACGGTCTCAGCCATCCTGTTTGGCCTGACCGCCTGGAGCATCCCCGGCATCATCGCCGCCGCCAGCGGCGACCTGTTCGGGCCACGCCTGGCCCCGGCCACGCTGGGCTTCGTGACCGTCTTCCTGGGCGTTGGCCAGGCCGCTGGCCCCACGGTCGCCGGGATGCTCGCCGATGCGCACGGCTCGCTGCTGCCGGCCATGCTGCTGGCCGCCGTCGTGGCACTGCTGGGCGCGGGGCTGTCAGCCACGCTACACCCCGTGCATGGCAAGCGCTCGCTATCCCCCGCGCGTGGAGGCGACCATGGATAA